The Paenibacillus macerans genome includes a window with the following:
- a CDS encoding extracellular solute-binding protein — translation MKKWCMMLLSAFWLAGLFGCSSAAGNRSAGEAATGSGKTGAPVELNLMTFSFAGGGWPEDHAVVRELNKRLNIKLNIEWIPMDVYGQKLNVLAASNDFPDVFLVEGPEFNKWKDKGVFTDIEPELTRYPNFTKYLSREYLELMNPKGKMYGLPFYIYGHAGFSDHPQGLAGQAGA, via the coding sequence ATGAAAAAATGGTGCATGATGCTGTTGTCCGCGTTTTGGCTGGCCGGGCTGTTTGGATGTTCCAGCGCTGCCGGGAACCGATCGGCGGGGGAAGCGGCGACCGGCAGCGGGAAGACTGGAGCACCCGTAGAACTGAATTTGATGACGTTCAGCTTTGCGGGAGGAGGCTGGCCGGAGGATCATGCGGTCGTCCGAGAGCTGAATAAACGGCTGAACATCAAGCTGAACATCGAGTGGATCCCTATGGACGTTTACGGGCAGAAGTTGAACGTATTGGCGGCTTCCAATGATTTTCCCGATGTATTCTTGGTCGAAGGCCCGGAATTCAACAAGTGGAAAGACAAAGGTGTCTTTACGGATATCGAACCTGAGCTTACCAGGTACCCTAATTTCACGAAATATTTGAGCCGCGAATACTTGGAGCTGATGAATCCCAAAGGAAAAATGTACGGATTGCCGTTTTATATTTACGGACACGCGGGATTCTCTGATCATCCGCAAGGATTGGCTGGACAAGCTGGGGCTTAA
- a CDS encoding extracellular solute-binding protein — translation MPKEKCTDCRFIFTDTRDSLIIRKDWLDKLGLKAPTTVDEFLEVAKAFAQEDPDGNGKDDTYGFSFSIVNGKLTNLDAIIGAFGLGNEWSEQDGRLVPLQVQTKELKPFLAFLREAYSSGALDPEFATNKVKDPLAKLEAGKVGIATVVPNEFYTSTLPALKKNAPGAELVQLIPPKGRGGLQATHTIGNTSKIVVNARIAPAKQQKALELLNYLLSDEGYDLIKNGVEGIHYQRTAKGTFEKLPAFDKDRPQLLSVWFFRRYDPEVQIRKWDDPQYAENVLKFYETNAKYRWKNPAEGLSSETFDQKGLRLLGRWVDTMSKVAMDQLPLSAVDEAAAAWKRDGGDRIIREINEEYRKTKE, via the coding sequence ATCCCAAAGGAAAAATGTACGGATTGCCGTTTTATATTTACGGACACGCGGGATTCTCTGATCATCCGCAAGGATTGGCTGGACAAGCTGGGGCTTAAGGCGCCAACCACGGTAGATGAATTTCTCGAAGTCGCCAAGGCGTTTGCGCAGGAGGACCCGGACGGGAACGGCAAGGACGATACTTACGGGTTTTCGTTCAGCATCGTCAACGGCAAATTGACCAATCTGGATGCGATTATAGGCGCTTTCGGGTTGGGGAACGAATGGAGCGAGCAGGATGGGCGGCTTGTTCCGCTGCAGGTGCAAACGAAGGAGCTCAAGCCGTTTCTCGCTTTTCTCAGGGAGGCTTATTCGTCAGGGGCGCTCGACCCGGAATTCGCCACAAACAAGGTCAAGGATCCGCTGGCCAAATTGGAGGCCGGAAAAGTCGGCATCGCCACCGTCGTCCCCAACGAATTTTATACCTCAACGCTGCCGGCCTTGAAAAAGAACGCCCCCGGGGCCGAACTCGTCCAATTGATTCCCCCGAAAGGACGGGGCGGACTGCAGGCGACGCATACGATCGGGAACACGAGCAAAATCGTCGTCAACGCCCGTATCGCCCCCGCCAAGCAGCAAAAAGCGCTGGAGCTGTTGAATTACCTGCTGTCCGACGAAGGCTACGATTTGATCAAAAACGGCGTTGAAGGCATTCACTACCAAAGAACCGCCAAAGGAACGTTCGAAAAGCTCCCGGCGTTTGACAAGGACCGTCCGCAGCTGCTCTCCGTGTGGTTTTTCCGCCGCTATGACCCGGAGGTCCAGATCCGCAAGTGGGATGATCCGCAGTACGCCGAAAACGTCCTGAAGTTTTATGAAACCAATGCCAAGTATCGTTGGAAAAATCCCGCGGAAGGCCTGTCCAGCGAGACGTTTGATCAAAAAGGCCTCCGGCTTCTGGGAAGATGGGTGGACACGATGAGCAAGGTGGCCATGGATCAGCTTCCTTTAAGCGCCGTGGACGAGGCGGCCGCGGCCTGGAAGCGGGACGGCGGAGATCGGATCATCCGGGAGATCAATGAGGAGTACCGGAAGACTAAGGAATAA